In Microbacterium binotii, one DNA window encodes the following:
- a CDS encoding aminotransferase class III-fold pyridoxal phosphate-dependent enzyme produces the protein MSTPTLTPVYSYTKSNEAFARAVKVIPGGVPGHLGPSEGCFIPRSAYPLFSERAEGTRFWDVDGNEYIDYMCGYGPNVLGYGDADVAAAAQAQARKEDVVSLPSTTMIDLAELLVDTVASADWAFFAKNGGDTTTLAIMTARAATGRRRIVFIEGYYHGVAPWTQKLDYPGVLDTDVQGNIEVPWNDIEAMRRVFTEHRGEIAALIAQPYKHGNFFDNALPAQGYWQAVRRLCDEHGVVLIVDDVRAGWRLDLAGSDHFYGFEADLICFCKAIANGYNMSALCGKDSLREAVSSITYTGSYWMSAVPFAAGIATIEKLKAIDGPALFRELGTTLTTGLTEVAASHGRTLVASGEPALFYLRLADDESLMLHQRWIAECVQRGAFFSSHHNHFINAALTSADITRTLEIADEAFRAIEA, from the coding sequence ATGAGCACCCCCACCCTGACCCCCGTCTACAGCTACACGAAGAGCAACGAGGCGTTCGCCCGCGCCGTGAAGGTCATCCCCGGCGGCGTCCCCGGGCACCTCGGCCCCTCCGAAGGCTGCTTCATTCCCCGATCGGCATACCCGCTGTTCTCCGAACGTGCCGAGGGCACCCGGTTCTGGGACGTCGACGGCAACGAGTACATCGACTACATGTGCGGCTACGGGCCGAACGTGCTCGGCTACGGCGACGCGGATGTGGCCGCCGCCGCCCAGGCTCAGGCGCGCAAGGAGGACGTGGTCTCCCTTCCCTCGACCACGATGATCGACCTGGCGGAGCTGCTGGTGGACACCGTCGCGAGCGCCGATTGGGCGTTCTTCGCGAAGAACGGCGGCGACACGACGACGCTGGCCATCATGACCGCCCGCGCCGCGACGGGCCGCCGGCGCATCGTCTTCATCGAGGGGTACTACCACGGCGTCGCTCCGTGGACCCAGAAGCTCGACTACCCCGGCGTGCTCGACACCGACGTGCAGGGCAACATCGAGGTGCCCTGGAACGACATCGAGGCCATGCGGCGGGTGTTCACCGAGCATCGCGGTGAGATCGCCGCACTCATCGCCCAGCCGTACAAGCACGGCAACTTCTTCGACAACGCACTCCCCGCCCAGGGGTACTGGCAGGCGGTGCGGCGGCTCTGCGACGAGCACGGCGTCGTGCTGATCGTCGACGACGTGCGTGCCGGCTGGCGTCTGGACCTCGCCGGCAGCGACCACTTCTACGGCTTCGAGGCCGACCTCATCTGCTTCTGCAAGGCCATCGCGAACGGTTACAACATGTCGGCGCTGTGCGGGAAGGACAGCCTGCGCGAGGCGGTGTCGAGCATCACCTACACCGGCAGCTACTGGATGAGCGCCGTGCCTTTCGCCGCCGGCATCGCGACGATCGAGAAGCTCAAGGCGATCGACGGCCCCGCCCTCTTCCGCGAGCTCGGCACCACGCTGACGACCGGGCTCACCGAGGTCGCCGCGTCGCACGGCCGAACGCTCGTCGCCTCCGGCGAGCCGGCCCTGTTCTATCTGCGCCTCGCCGACGACGAGTCGCTCATGCTCCACCAGCGGTGGATCGCCGAATGCGTGCAGCGCGGAGCGTTCTTCAGCTCCCACCACAACCACTTCATCAACGCGGCCCTCACGAGCGCCGACATCACCCGGACGCTCGAGATCGCCGACGAGGCGTTCCGCGCGATCGAGGCATGA
- a CDS encoding TetR/AcrR family transcriptional regulator: MRRLSFEERRSELLDAAVRVIGREGLAAATTRAIVAEADMPLGAFHYVFASRDDLIAAIVEHITEQERLAAWMDADTDATCAEVLARGLDAYLRLLESEPQREMTLLDVATHAMRHDPDAVKRQWATYRAAARASLSYAAELADIAWTRPLDELAWSLASCLDGLTLSWLSTRDSDAARRHIRLLADAFAAYATPVKETTDAD, encoded by the coding sequence ATGCGCCGGCTCTCCTTCGAGGAGCGTCGCAGCGAACTGCTCGACGCGGCCGTGCGGGTCATCGGTCGCGAGGGACTGGCCGCGGCCACCACGCGCGCGATCGTCGCCGAGGCCGACATGCCGCTGGGGGCGTTCCACTACGTGTTCGCCTCGCGCGACGACCTGATCGCCGCGATCGTCGAGCACATCACCGAGCAGGAGCGCCTCGCGGCCTGGATGGATGCCGACACCGACGCGACGTGCGCCGAGGTGCTGGCGCGAGGGCTGGACGCCTACCTGCGGCTGCTCGAATCGGAACCGCAGCGCGAGATGACCCTGCTCGACGTCGCCACGCACGCGATGCGGCACGACCCTGATGCGGTGAAGCGCCAGTGGGCCACCTATCGCGCCGCGGCGCGCGCCAGCCTCTCCTACGCCGCCGAACTCGCCGACATCGCCTGGACACGCCCGCTCGACGAGCTCGCGTGGTCGCTGGCGAGCTGCCTGGACGGACTCACCCTCTCGTGGCTCAGCACGCGCGACTCGGATGCGGCACGCCGCCACATCCGTCTGCTCGCCGATGCCTTCGCCGCCTACGCCACCCCCGTGAAGGAGACCACCGATGCTGACTGA
- a CDS encoding SDR family NAD(P)-dependent oxidoreductase encodes MQETRRPVAVVTGASSGLGRGYAERFAARGHDLVLIARRADRLEELAAAVRAQHGRQVDVIPADLTDPAAPGRIAAELAKRSLTAEVLVNCAGFGTAGAFAGEDPARIAQEIAVDVTAPTVLTRLLLPDLLAADGGILLMISSTAGHQPTPNLAVYGACKAFLTSLTASIWEENRGSRMRVLAVCPGPTATEFFEASGSEQFKVGRVGTIDEVLDATFAALDARRGPVVTVGWGNRIQSIGAKLAPRRLTLRVGRTATERAGRGA; translated from the coding sequence ATGCAGGAAACGCGGCGACCCGTGGCGGTCGTGACCGGTGCGAGTTCGGGGCTCGGACGTGGATACGCGGAGCGTTTCGCCGCCCGCGGCCACGACCTCGTGCTCATCGCCCGCCGGGCGGACCGACTCGAGGAGCTCGCCGCCGCAGTACGCGCGCAGCACGGCCGGCAGGTCGACGTCATTCCCGCGGACCTCACCGATCCCGCCGCTCCCGGCCGGATCGCGGCCGAGCTCGCGAAGCGCTCGCTCACGGCCGAGGTGCTGGTGAACTGCGCCGGATTCGGTACCGCCGGAGCCTTCGCCGGTGAGGACCCGGCGCGGATCGCACAGGAGATCGCGGTCGACGTGACCGCCCCCACGGTGCTCACCCGGCTACTGCTGCCCGACCTCCTCGCCGCCGACGGCGGCATCCTCCTCATGATCTCCAGCACGGCGGGGCACCAGCCCACCCCGAATCTCGCCGTGTACGGCGCATGCAAGGCGTTTCTCACCTCGCTCACCGCGTCGATCTGGGAGGAGAACCGCGGGTCCCGGATGCGGGTGCTCGCCGTGTGCCCGGGCCCGACGGCGACGGAGTTCTTCGAGGCGTCGGGTTCCGAGCAGTTCAAGGTGGGACGCGTCGGCACGATCGACGAGGTGCTCGACGCGACGTTCGCTGCCCTCGACGCCCGCCGCGGACCCGTCGTCACGGTCGGCTGGGGCAACCGCATCCAGTCCATCGGCGCGAAGCTCGCTCCGCGCCGGCTGACGCTCAGGGTCGGACGCACCGCGACCGAGCGCGCGGGACGGGGCGCCTGA
- the ald gene encoding alanine dehydrogenase codes for MRIGIPAEVKNHEYRVAATPAGVRELVRHGHDVAVQSGAGTGSSITDEEFAAAGARLVDVAEAWSAELVLKVKEPVASEYGYLRDDLTLFTYLHLAADERLVDALLGAGTTAIAYETVQLPDRSLPLLAPMSEVAGRLSVLTGGYHLLGSQGGRGVLLAGVPGVRPAKVAVIGGGIAGSNAVAQAVGLGADVTVLDISIPRLRQLDDLYRGAVRTVASSAYEIERTVLDADLVIGAVLIPGAKAPHLVSHEIVERMKTGSVLVDIAIDQGGCFEDSHPTTHDDPTFRVGPTIFSCVANMPGAAAGTSTPALTNATLPYALALADKGWERALADDPALALGLNTLRGAIANAGVAAAFPDKPRT; via the coding sequence ATGCGCATCGGAATCCCCGCCGAGGTCAAGAACCACGAGTACCGCGTCGCCGCCACGCCGGCCGGCGTGCGCGAGCTGGTGCGGCACGGCCACGATGTCGCGGTACAGAGCGGCGCCGGGACGGGCAGCTCGATCACCGACGAGGAGTTCGCCGCCGCGGGCGCTCGCCTCGTCGACGTCGCCGAGGCCTGGTCGGCGGAGCTCGTGCTCAAGGTCAAGGAGCCGGTGGCCTCCGAGTACGGCTACCTGCGCGACGACCTCACCCTCTTCACCTACCTGCACCTGGCCGCCGACGAGCGTCTCGTCGACGCGCTGCTCGGCGCCGGCACCACGGCGATCGCCTACGAGACCGTTCAGCTGCCCGATCGCTCCCTCCCGCTGCTCGCCCCCATGAGCGAGGTGGCCGGGCGCCTGTCCGTGCTGACCGGCGGCTACCACCTCCTCGGTTCGCAGGGCGGCCGCGGTGTGCTGCTGGCCGGGGTCCCCGGCGTGCGCCCCGCGAAGGTCGCGGTCATCGGCGGCGGCATCGCGGGCAGCAATGCGGTCGCGCAAGCCGTCGGGCTCGGCGCCGACGTCACCGTGCTCGACATCTCGATCCCGCGGCTGCGCCAGCTCGACGATCTGTACCGCGGCGCCGTGCGCACGGTGGCATCCAGCGCGTACGAGATCGAGCGCACGGTGCTGGATGCGGACCTCGTCATCGGTGCCGTCCTCATCCCCGGCGCGAAGGCGCCGCACCTCGTCTCGCACGAGATCGTCGAGCGGATGAAGACCGGAAGCGTCCTCGTGGACATCGCCATCGACCAGGGCGGGTGCTTCGAAGACTCCCACCCGACGACCCATGACGATCCGACGTTCCGTGTCGGCCCCACGATCTTCTCGTGCGTGGCGAACATGCCGGGCGCCGCGGCGGGCACTTCGACCCCGGCCCTGACCAACGCGACGCTGCCCTACGCGCTCGCCCTCGCCGACAAGGGCTGGGAACGGGCGCTCGCCGATGACCCGGCCCTCGCGCTCGGACTGAACACGCTCCGCGGTGCGATCGCGAACGCGGGCGTCGCCGCCGCCTTCCCCGACAAGCCGCGCACCTGA
- a CDS encoding TetR/AcrR family transcriptional regulator, with product MTSLAATEPDWDRVPLQRAPRQQRSREKVARALAAASELVAREGVAALTLPRVAEAAGVSVGALYQYLPDRDAIVRALVAEYHARLEALLEDAVVLTRASTPPSDPVGHVIDAVAEIYRDRDAVRTLGTASAGGLIDADRAAHKQRMAEAAARLLHASGLTHDETDATARARVAFLAADAVLHDAFAAPPAAQEQTLQELRLLLRRYLQP from the coding sequence GTGACATCTCTCGCTGCGACGGAACCGGACTGGGACCGCGTCCCGCTGCAGCGCGCTCCGCGTCAGCAGCGCTCACGCGAGAAGGTGGCGCGAGCACTCGCGGCCGCATCCGAGCTCGTGGCACGCGAGGGCGTCGCCGCCCTGACGCTCCCGCGCGTCGCCGAGGCCGCGGGAGTCAGCGTGGGCGCGCTCTACCAGTACCTTCCCGATCGCGACGCGATCGTGCGCGCCCTCGTCGCCGAGTACCACGCACGGCTCGAGGCCCTCCTCGAGGACGCGGTCGTCCTGACGCGCGCGAGCACGCCGCCCTCCGATCCCGTCGGACATGTGATCGACGCGGTGGCCGAGATCTACCGCGACCGTGACGCGGTCCGCACCCTCGGCACCGCTTCGGCCGGGGGACTCATCGACGCCGACCGCGCGGCGCACAAGCAGCGGATGGCCGAGGCCGCCGCGCGCCTCCTCCACGCCAGCGGACTGACCCACGACGAGACGGATGCGACGGCCCGCGCCCGCGTCGCGTTCCTCGCAGCCGACGCCGTGCTGCACGACGCCTTCGCCGCCCCGCCCGCCGCGCAGGAGCAGACCCTGCAGGAGTTGCGCCTGCTCCTGCGCCGCTACCTCCAGCCCTGA
- a CDS encoding Lrp/AsnC family transcriptional regulator, which yields MQAQNRRADPVDERILWELRRDASQTNAALAARVGLSPSATHARVRALRESGALGSAHADVDFAALGLPLQAIVAVKLRAQARPAIKTYAEKVSRLPNVLNLFFLGGQTDFLIHVVTTSPEQLRDFVATRLSMDPAVASTETQIVFDWVRTSARAAGFDDMRGPIG from the coding sequence ATGCAGGCGCAGAACCGACGGGCCGATCCGGTGGACGAGCGCATCCTCTGGGAGCTGCGTCGCGACGCGTCGCAGACCAACGCGGCGCTCGCCGCGCGGGTCGGGCTCTCGCCCTCGGCGACGCACGCGCGCGTGCGGGCTCTGCGGGAGTCCGGCGCCCTCGGCTCGGCCCACGCCGACGTCGACTTCGCCGCTCTGGGGCTTCCCCTGCAGGCCATCGTCGCGGTGAAGCTCCGCGCGCAGGCGCGCCCGGCGATCAAGACCTACGCCGAGAAGGTCTCGCGCCTGCCGAACGTCCTGAACCTCTTCTTCCTCGGCGGCCAGACCGACTTCCTCATCCACGTCGTCACGACGTCGCCCGAGCAGCTGCGCGACTTCGTCGCCACGCGCCTGAGCATGGATCCCGCGGTCGCGTCGACGGAGACCCAGATCGTGTTCGACTGGGTGCGCACCTCGGCCCGTGCGGCCGGCTTCGACGACATGCGCGGACCCATCGGCTGA